From one Mycolicibacterium sp. HK-90 genomic stretch:
- the sigE gene encoding RNA polymerase sigma factor SigE encodes MEHGARWRTAQHTEDNDRNNDVISRVEVSKICDQEDPTSANAVAPNPAAQTAPVSMAHLEQFTAGEWVEPSDELTGTAVFDATGDQATMPSWDELVRQHADRVYRLAYRLSGNQHDAEDLTQETFIRVFRSVQNYQPGTFEGWLHRITTNLFLDMVRRRGRIRMEALPEDYDRVPADDPNPEQIYHDSRLGADLQAALDSLAPEFRAAVVLCDIEGLSYEEIGATLGVKLGTVRSRIHRGRQALREYLAKNSPETAKSA; translated from the coding sequence ATGGAACACGGCGCCCGCTGGCGCACTGCCCAGCACACCGAGGACAACGACCGGAATAACGACGTCATCAGCCGTGTTGAGGTGAGCAAAATCTGTGATCAGGAGGATCCCACGAGCGCGAACGCTGTCGCCCCGAACCCCGCCGCCCAGACTGCCCCGGTGTCGATGGCACACCTGGAGCAATTCACCGCGGGCGAATGGGTGGAACCGTCCGACGAACTGACCGGTACCGCGGTGTTCGACGCCACCGGCGACCAGGCCACGATGCCGTCATGGGACGAGCTGGTGCGTCAGCACGCCGACCGGGTGTACCGGCTGGCCTACCGCCTCTCGGGTAACCAGCACGACGCCGAGGACCTCACGCAGGAGACCTTCATCCGGGTGTTCCGCTCGGTGCAGAACTACCAGCCGGGAACCTTCGAGGGCTGGCTGCACCGCATCACCACCAACCTGTTCCTGGACATGGTGCGCCGGCGTGGCCGTATCCGGATGGAGGCACTGCCCGAGGACTACGACCGCGTGCCCGCCGACGACCCGAACCCCGAGCAGATCTACCACGACTCCCGGTTGGGAGCCGATCTCCAGGCCGCCCTGGACTCGCTGGCTCCCGAGTTCCGCGCCGCCGTGGTCCTGTGCGACATCGAAGGCCTGTCCTACGAGGAGATCGGCGCCACTCTCGGCGTGAAGCTGGGTACCGTGCGCAGCCGCATTCACCGCGGTCGCCAGGCGTTGCGCGAGTATCTGGCGAAGAACTCGCCCGAAACCGCCAAATCCGCCTAG
- the rseA gene encoding anti-sigma E factor RseA, whose product MVDPGHVFRRAFSWLPAQFASQSDAPVGAPRQFGSTEHLSTEAIAAFVDGELRMSAHLRAAHHLSLCPDCAADVDAQSQARAALRDSCPIAIPNSLLGLLSQIPHHSPQPPADLGEQAQFADDPTRSRRKRR is encoded by the coding sequence ATGGTCGACCCGGGACACGTGTTCCGTCGGGCATTTTCCTGGTTGCCTGCGCAGTTCGCGTCGCAGAGCGATGCGCCGGTCGGGGCACCCCGCCAATTCGGCTCGACCGAGCACCTGTCAACCGAGGCCATCGCGGCCTTCGTCGACGGCGAGCTGCGGATGAGTGCCCATCTGCGTGCCGCACATCATCTGTCGCTGTGCCCGGATTGCGCCGCCGACGTCGATGCCCAGAGTCAGGCCCGCGCGGCCTTGCGGGACTCCTGTCCGATCGCCATCCCGAATTCTCTGTTGGGCCTGTTGTCGCAGATTCCGCACCACAGCCCGCAGCCCCCGGCTGACCTCGGCGAACAGGCTCAGTTTGCTGATGACCCGACGCGGAGTCGGCGGAAGCGCCGGTAG